The Arabidopsis thaliana chromosome 5, partial sequence genomic interval AGAGCAAGAACAGCTCCAAACCTTGCTCTACTATTGGTGATTCAGCAAGCGATTCAAGTACAGCTGGACCAAATCCCAGTTTGTACAACCATCCAGAATTTGTGACAGATTATAAGAATGCCAAATTCTTTATCGTCAAGTCATTTAGTGAAGACAATGTCCACAGAAGTATCAAGTACAATGTCTGGGCCAGTACACCGCATGGCAACAAAAAATTAGACACTGCTTATCGGGATGCTGAGAAGATGGGAGGAAAGTGTCCAATCTTTCTGTTCTTTTCGGTATGGCTTTTCCACTGTccaatctctctgttttctttctgtaTGGTTTTTTTTCGATGTAGTAGTATATATAATTCCTGGGAATAACCAAAAGCGTAATTGATAAGCTGCTTCAATGAAACAGTAAGCTTAACCAAAGTTTAAAATCTTGCAGGTAAATGCTAGTGGACAATTCTGTGGGGTGTCAGAAATGGTTGGACCTGTAGATTTTGAAAAGGATGCTGGTTACTGGCAGCAAGACAGGTGGAGTGGGCAGTTCCCAGTGAAATGGCATATTGTGAAAGATATACCGAATAACCGATTTTGTCATAttcttttacaaaacaatGACAACAAGCCGGTAACGCACAGCCGAGATTCTCAGGAGGTGGgcattacttatttttttgtcttatgaTCATTGATTCAATGCTCTCTTGGTTGCGGTGCCATAGTGATATTTGTCTTGGTGTCACTGTGTTAGGTTTTATGTGGACAAGTCTTGGGCAATTTCACATTATCATGTATGACTAGGTGTATATACCCAGTAATAGGGAAATCCTTGCATATGTGTATTAGGTCAAACGTTAATAGTTGGTATAGGGATTTGGAAGCTACTTAATTATGAGGTACTTGAAAGTTATACTTTATAGTCTCCCAGGGAATTAAAGCTTGCACTTTTTGCGTTGGGTTTTCTTGAGTGGGATATTAAGCAAAAAATGGAACATAGAAGAGTAAGTTTTTGTGGTAGGGAGAGAGATTTGGAACGCATTAATTGGATGTTGCATGGATTTATAACTAAATTGATTGATGAACTGTAACAGGTGAAGCTACGCCAGGGGATTGAGATGCTTAGAATTTTCAAAGAATACGAGGCACACACATCAATCCTTGATGATTTCGGCTACTATGATGAGTTAGAGGGGCAAAAGGTGGGAGAAGATGGAACAAGGAAAAAAGCTGGGGAAGAAGAGACCTCCGTGGAGCAATTATCAGAGCGCCTTCAAGCTGTCAAAGTAGAAGATGGGAAggaggaggaaaaaaaagagttaatagCTGATTGATACAGTAATAGTCAGTAGAAGGAGACATTCTTTTGGTAACAATAAGCAATGGGGttctcttttttctatttggGTGGGGATGTATACTAGAATGGTcgggacaaaaaaaatccaattccTTGTAGGCTTGTAAGCAATTATTGCTTTTGTAGCATTGTATCGTAAAACGGCAACGTTTCGCCTTTTAACAAGAGACTCGggttatataacaaaaaataaatataagtcttcttcttctccaatggcgtcttcttctcttgttcgAATCGCTGTCGTCGGAGACATCGTAATGTTTATTATatcttctctttatctctcACTCGCTTTCTTTCATCTTGTTGATAtgtctttatctttttcttctcctgtTAAAGCATGGCTTCTGGAACCTAGATGAAGATCGAAAGGCTCTACGAGTTCTCCAGGTCCTTTGATGTTTCCTTCTATCTTTCTCAAGCTCTCTTTTTCTATTCACACGTACTCGTGACCCTAAATCCTCTTCTGAACCTGATTTGCAGCCGGATTTGGTGCTCTTCACAGGCAGCTTCTCTGTTACTGACGTCAaattgatttccttttttttttgaatttctccATTTCTCTTCACACTACCTCtaatgattttgattaaaGTTAGAACATTTGAATCCAATTCCAAATTCTGTCAGGtgattttggtgaagaaaaCGTCCCACTGGTTCAAAGTGTTGCCGCTCTTACTTTCCCTAAAGCAGTCATATTGGGGAATCATGATGCCTGGTTCACCCAAGATTTTCCAAGGTGTCTTGCCACTACCTAACCCTTCTCTGAATTACCGTCTTCTAGAGATTTTGGTCTTGTGCTTTGATTTTTGATCGtggatttctatttttgttatgtttctctcaggaaagaaaaacaaaaacaaaacggtGTTCAAATGCAACTCGATATGtgagtttttttccttatgtGACTCTCATGCTATATCAACTAATACCTATGATCAGTTACTGCTTTGAGGCTTATGTCCTTTGAATACCTCGCTCGTTGTCAGTTTCACCCTACCTATGGATTCTGCTTGCTCCTCCATTTTTTCTGCTGGTCTTTTTGGGATGCTACTTGTAATGTAACACGCTGCTGCACTGgttgttaatttgttattatgtTCAGCCTAGTCTAGTTTGTAATGAGCATCCTGCCCAATCCCAAAGTTAAGTCGTAAAGGTTCATGAGACCTATCTCGGGGAAATAGATTTAGGGAGAGGGATTATTGGTTTAACCcaaataattgttttcttttggtgttcttgatttgtttgcaaaaaaaaaagttggtttTTCTGTTTGTGATCCTTTAGCTCTATCATTATTCAtgtaatttttggttttggtttactGGACACAGATTCTGAAAAGTTTTCTTATGTTTCCCTCTGCAACCAAACAGCCTTGGTGACGAGCACATAGGATATCAACGCATGGACTTCCCATCTTTTAAGCTCAGTATTGTTGGTGGTCGACCCTTTTCACATGGTGGGGATCGATTGTTTCGGAAAAATCTGCTTGTCCAGAGGTTAGCATTTGACTTACATGGCAGGAATTTCATTTATGTTGTGTATGAAGAATTTATTTGGTCAAAATAGCTTTCATCTTGCAAAAATAGAGCCTATGAATGAATTTAggttcagaagaagatgagctgCCTAGATCTTTGTATCGGTAATTGAAGAAAAACGAATTGACAGTTTAGTGAATCTGCATCCCTTTCTATacttattttgtgtttgtgggGTGATCTCTGTGAACGTACAAGTCAAGTGATTACGGGTAGCAATTTTAAACATTCTGGTTTCAAGTCAGAGAAAACTACCAGTCATTGacacttttatatttttctaggTATGGAGTTCATGATATGGAAGCCAGTGCTGGGAGTATTTGTCGAGCTGCACATGGAACACCGGAAGATCACGTGGCTATAATTCTCGCTCACAATGGGCCAACAGGTGCATCAACCTTTAAACCTTTCTTATTGGTCTAGTCTTACGCCAATCAGGtttaacatataaatattaagtAGCGGTTTTCTTTGCAGGTCTTGGTTGGCAAGCAGAGGATATATGTGGAAAAGACTGGGGGGCTGAAGGCGGTGACCATGGTGATCCAGGTGAAATAATTTACCATCTTTTCAATTCGGCATCAGTAGCATTTCCCATGTTTTAGACTCCAAAATGCTGATTGTAGTTAGTTTGGTGAAATCTCATTGTAATGTTTCAGATCTAGAGCAGGCGATACGACAGTTGAAGGAGACGACTAAGTTGTCGATTCCTTTAGTTGTGTTTGGGCACATGCATAAGGAGCTGCAACGGGGGAAAGGAAATCGGAAAATGGTAGTGCAAGATAGTGACAACCAGACTGTGTATGTGAACGGTGCAATAGTTCCAAGGGTTAAAGAGGCAAAGAAAAGAGGAGCAGCAGAGTCTGAGAGTGGTGGCACAACAAGAGCTTTCACATTGGTGGAGATTTTAGATgggaaaatcaagaaaatagcAGAAATTTGGGTACATGTAAATGGAAGTATGGCTAAGATTGTGGAGGAAAATACTTTGTTTGAAGATGTAACctgatttgaaatttaaacaattaattCGGGACAAGACTGTAATAACTAATTATACATTTGTCTTGGCGAACAAGTCCCTTTTAGAAAGCATAGCTATTAAATTAATAGTAGGGAAAATTATTTACGAAATTATTTGGTAAAAGAATTTGGGAGAACAAACTCCGGTCGGCGCCGTGTTTTAGAACCCTACTTGTTGTTCTTCCTTCTTAATCGCTCTCCGGTCGGCGCCGTGTTTTTCGCGTCTCTCTCAAACTCCAATTCTCTATTTTCCGACCAACAGAGAGTAGCGACTGGTTATTTTCTGTAAATTTCTGATATTTATCGCTTTTTCTCTGGGGGTTTTCTAAGGTTTTACTTGGAATCCAAATCGATGTTTATTGTGATGTTTAGCTAGTTATGGAATTGTTGGGTGGAGTTGTTCGCAGTGACGTAGAAGTAGCATACTCTCGAGTGCAGTGATGATTCTGAAGCAGCTGAAACAATTTACCTGTAACAAAGCTAAACCCTTTTTACTCATGTTTCCTTTCAATGTCTGAAACTTGTTTgctgaatgtttttttttccaaccttGATGTCATTTTGCAGTGTCTGCTACTCGCAGAAATGCTGTTTTCAAAACTGATGTTAAACGGCTTGCAAGGTTCTATGGCTCTCCTGCTGTTTGCGAATCTTTAACAACATCTAAAATTCCCAAAAGACTCTCAAAAGATGATCGGCGAGCTTTGGTGGAGTCCTTTGTCAACGAGTAATTCTTTCTCCATCGATTAGTTTTCCCATATTCTGTAGAGGTTCACATGTCAACTAGATAGCAATATGTGCAGCTGTATGAATCTCAAGGTCCTGAACATAGGTACTGTTTGTTTGCAGATACAGAGCAACTAATGCTGGTAGATTCCCTTCATTGGATGCTACTCACAAGCAAGTGGGAGGCTCTTATTACATTGTCAGGGACATCTTTCAAGAGCTGAAACTCAAACCAAAAGCACATATGCCAATCGTAGCTAAAGCCCTCTCAGAAGTCTCTTCTTCTGTACCAGGTGATGCTTCCTCACACTCCTCTCCAGCACCTGTGCCAACCGTTGAAGCTAAAGCCCTCTCAGAAGTCTCTCCTTCTGTACCAGCTGATGCTTCCTCACACTTGTCTCCATCACCTGTGCCAATCGTAGAAGCTAAAGCCCTCTCAGAAGTCTCTCCTTCCGTACCAGCTGATACTTCCTCGCACTTCTCTCCAGCACCTGTGCCAATCGTAGAAGCAGAAGCCCTCTCAGTAGTCTCTCCTTCTGTACCAGCTGATACTTCCTCACACTTCTCTCCAGCACCTGTGCCAATCGTAGAAGCTAAAACCCTCTCAGAAGTCTCTCCCTCTGTACCAGATGATGCTTCCTCACACTTCTCTCCTGTGGTTGTTGAACCTGAGTttcaagtaaagaaaaaatcttgCTTTGGTGTGATCAGTTTAATTTCCTTAGGCTTCAGTTATCAATTGGCTTAGTTATCCTTGTTTCTGTTTCACAGGCTGGCAGTGTGGATATTGAGATAGGAAGTGAGCAGAGGCCGGATATAATAGATACTTCTCACTCTAATTCTGATGATGAAAGTAATTTCCAGGGCAACAACCTTGTCATTACTGCAAAAGAtgacaaaagagaaacagaggcAACTCAGGGAATAGAAAACTCGGAGACTGATGAAGAGAGGAACTTGACGCACTTAGGCAATCAAGAGTCAAAAGCAGACCATCTTGAAGGAGCTGATGTTTCAGCAGATGTTGTGCCTACTGAGACCAGGTATCAAATGCATACAACTAGGTCTCTTCTTTACTGGTCCGATCCTTATATTAGGATAATTTACTTCATTGATGGATCTCTTGTTTTTGAGTAATAGAAAAAGTCATTCAAGTTGATCATATTGGCACCACTTCAGTTTGAATTcttatatcttttgtttttacagaCAAATTTCAGAGACAGGAGCCGGTGAGGTGAAAGAGACGGAAACTGGTGAGGTGAAAGAAAGGTCAAGTTCGTGGAGCAACATAATGTCATTTGCGAAAGAATTTGCGAACTTTTGGAGATGAGGGTAGATATAGCCAGGGAGCTTTAGACACGCTCAGGAAGGGTAGGTAGAGGTGTGTAAAGTATACCAGTAGAagctgttttgttttgacattttgCGCAAAGGTTTGGAATCGACCAAGATGTCTTAATCTAGACTATTATTGTCCTGCTGGCTATGAGTCTAGATTAAAACACACAACAGTTTTAGAGGCTTGTTTTGTGATCGACCATTTTGTACAAAGGTATAGAATCTCCCAAGATGTTTAACATGGTAATCTATACTATCGTTGTCCTACTCACAATGAGTCTAGATCAAAGCTCGTATTTTCGCTAATTCATTGTTTGTTCTACAGAACTACAAATCCAAATAAATACTCGAATAGACATTATTTCATAGCAATTTTTATACATGTCGAATAAAGACTTCATTTCATAGCAATTTTGATACATGTTCCCGTAGTGgtacaaccaaaacaaaatgtgttgGAAAGTTGGTGCCGCAGACAGCAGTAGCATAGCTCTAGCTCCCACGGTatgtggagaaagaaaaaggtgcAAGCAACAGTGGGACATGGAAATGCTCCCATTTCTGTGATTCTGTAACCTGAAATACAATGGAAACATAGGGAAAGAAGCAGCCTGGGGAATACTTTGCAGTGTCGAAGCTAATCCTATATGTCCCTGGATTCAAAGCGTCAACCAAATCCATCAGTGGCCCACTGCGCCCATCTCTATCAGTAGCTGATGTGCCCACACTGGACCAGACCCCACCACCTCCATGAACAAAGGAAGGACCGGTAGTACCACTCCACACTTCTAAGTGCACTTCAACACCTGCAGCTGGAGCACCACGTGAGACGTCTAAGACATGAGTCGTGATCGGTGGCCTACTTCTCTTGGGAGCTTTTGCTTCAGCTGCAACATTCAAATGCCCTCCAATGATTCTCAGACGATCTTACAAAGCGAGAAAGTAGAAAAGGTCACACAGATAACAAAGATAGCCATAAGGGTAAATCCTTGTATTCCAAAAGACACATACTTGATATCATACTGAATCCTAACAGGTTCAAACCCACACAgtcaaacacaaaactttgACAAGGAAAAGATTTGGTAAATCATCAATATACCTTGAGGTTTTGTTGAAACAGGAGAGCTAGAGCTGTCAGTTTCTGATATAACTTTAGCCTTATCGGAGAACAGCTTTGCCATTCGTAGCTctgttattttcatttgttccATAGCAGCAATCTCAAGCTCCACTATTGGCCTATTTTCATACCTTTCCTGAAAAAGAGACGATTTGATGAATATGTAACTTTCTCATTCACTCACACTCAACAAAAACTGATTTGGAAATGCAAAAGTTGACCTTTAACGCATGGAGCATCTCAGCGTGAGTCCTGCCAGAAGCGCAAATAATGAAGATAAAGCCAAACTTCTTTTTGTAAAGTACATTCCATTCGGCAAGCTCCtaagaaattgaaaacaattgatcatcagaagaagaaat includes:
- a CDS encoding Calcineurin-like metallo-phosphoesterase superfamily protein (Calcineurin-like metallo-phosphoesterase superfamily protein; FUNCTIONS IN: hydrolase activity; INVOLVED IN: biological_process unknown; LOCATED IN: cellular_component unknown; EXPRESSED IN: 23 plant structures; EXPRESSED DURING: 14 growth stages; CONTAINS InterPro DOMAIN/s: Metallophosphoesterase (InterPro:IPR004843).); this translates as MASSSLVRIAVVGDIHGFWNLDEDRKALRVLQPDLVLFTGDFGEENVPLVQSVAALTFPKAVILGNHDAWFTQDFPRKEKQKQNGVQMQLDILGDEHIGYQRMDFPSFKLSIVGGRPFSHGGDRLFRKNLLVQRYGVHDMEASAGSICRAAHGTPEDHVAIILAHNGPTGLGWQAEDICGKDWGAEGGDHGDPDLEQAIRQLKETTKLSIPLVVFGHMHKELQRGKGNRKMVVQDSDNQTVYVNGAIVPRVKEAKKRGAAESESGGTTRAFTLVEILDGKIKKIAEIWVHVNGSMAKIVEENTLFEDVT
- the TTL gene encoding transthyretin-like protein (transthyretin-like protein (TTL); FUNCTIONS IN: 2-oxo-4-hydroxy-4-carboxy-5-ureidoimidazoline decarboxylase activity, hydroxyisourate hydrolase activity; INVOLVED IN: regulation of cell growth by extracellular stimulus, brassinosteroid mediated signaling pathway, protein homotetramerization, allantoin biosynthetic process; LOCATED IN: extrinsic to internal side of plasma membrane, peroxisome; EXPRESSED IN: 22 plant structures; EXPRESSED DURING: 13 growth stages; CONTAINS InterPro DOMAIN/s: Bifunctional hydroxyisourate hydrolase/2-oxo-4-hydroxy-4-carboxy-5-ureidoimidazoline decarboxylase (InterPro:IPR017129), Oxo-4-hydroxy-4-carboxy-5-ureidoimidazoline decarboxylase (InterPro:IPR018020), Hydroxyisourate hydrolase (InterPro:IPR014306), Transthyretin/hydroxyisourate hydrolase (InterPro:IPR000895); Has 1807 Blast hits to 1807 proteins in 277 species: Archae - 0; Bacteria - 0; Metazoa - 736; Fungi - 347; Plants - 385; Viruses - 0; Other Eukaryotes - 339 (source: NCBI BLink).), with protein sequence MAMEIGEDEWKVCCGSSEFAKQMSTSGPLTSQEAIYTARDIWFNQVNVTDWLEAFSAHPQIGNTPSPSINSDFARRSVSEQSTAFATTSASALQELAEWNVLYKKKFGFIFIICASGRTHAEMLHALKERYENRPIVELEIAAMEQMKITELRMAKLFSDKAKVISETDSSSSPVSTKPQDRLRIIGGHLNVAAEAKAPKRSRPPITTHVLDVSRGAPAAGVEVHLEVWSGTTGPSFVHGGGGVWSSVGTSATDRDGRSGPLMDLVDALNPGTYRISFDTAKYSPGCFFPYVSIVFQVTESQKWEHFHVPLLLAPFSFSTYRGS
- a CDS encoding Calcineurin-like metallo-phosphoesterase superfamily protein (Calcineurin-like metallo-phosphoesterase superfamily protein; Has 268 Blast hits to 268 proteins in 72 species: Archae - 0; Bacteria - 109; Metazoa - 0; Fungi - 0; Plants - 46; Viruses - 0; Other Eukaryotes - 113 (source: NCBI BLink).), with protein sequence MQLDILGDEHIGYQRMDFPSFKLSIVGGRPFSHGGDRLFRKNLLVQRYGVHDMEASAGSICRAAHGTPEDHVAIILAHNGPTGLGWQAEDICGKDWGAEGGDHGDPDLEQAIRQLKETTKLSIPLVVFGHMHKELQRGKGNRKMVVQDSDNQTVYVNGAIVPRVKEAKKRGAAESESGGTTRAFTLVEILDGKIKKIAEIWVHVNGSMAKIVEENTLFEDVT
- the TTL gene encoding transthyretin-like protein (transthyretin-like protein (TTL); INVOLVED IN: regulation of cell growth by extracellular stimulus, brassinosteroid mediated signaling pathway, protein homotetramerization; LOCATED IN: extrinsic to internal side of plasma membrane, peroxisome; EXPRESSED IN: 22 plant structures; EXPRESSED DURING: 13 growth stages; CONTAINS InterPro DOMAIN/s: Bifunctional hydroxyisourate hydrolase/2-oxo-4-hydroxy-4-carboxy-5-ureidoimidazoline decarboxylase (InterPro:IPR017129), Oxo-4-hydroxy-4-carboxy-5-ureidoimidazoline decarboxylase (InterPro:IPR018020), Transthyretin/hydroxyisourate hydrolase (InterPro:IPR000895); Has 2681 Blast hits to 2681 proteins in 772 species: Archae - 6; Bacteria - 1799; Metazoa - 178; Fungi - 100; Plants - 58; Viruses - 0; Other Eukaryotes - 540 (source: NCBI BLink).), giving the protein MAMEIGEDEWKVCCGSSEFAKQMSTSGPLTSQEAIYTARDIWFNQVNVTDWLEAFSAHPQIGNTPSPSINSDFARRSVSEQSTAFATTSASALQELAEWNVLYKKKFGFIFIICASGRTHAEMLHALKERYENRPIVELEIAAMEQMKITELRMAKLFSDKAKVISETDSSSSPVSTKPQAAGVEVHLEVWSGTTGPSFVHGGGGVWSSVGTSATDRDGRSGPLMDLVDALNPGTYRISFDTAKYSPGCFFPYVSIVFQVTESQKWEHFHVPLLLAPFSFSTYRGS
- a CDS encoding hydroxyproline-rich glycoprotein family protein (hydroxyproline-rich glycoprotein family protein; BEST Arabidopsis thaliana protein match is: DNA binding (TAIR:AT3G52170.2); Has 35333 Blast hits to 34131 proteins in 2444 species: Archae - 798; Bacteria - 22429; Metazoa - 974; Fungi - 991; Plants - 531; Viruses - 0; Other Eukaryotes - 9610 (source: NCBI BLink).), whose protein sequence is MILKQLKQFTLSATRRNAVFKTDVKRLARFYGSPAVCESLTTSKIPKRLSKDDRRALVESFVNEYRATNAGRFPSLDATHKQVGGSYYIVRDIFQELKLKPKAHMPIVAKALSEVSSSVPGDASSHSSPAPVPTVEAKALSEVSPSVPADASSHLSPSPVPIVEAKALSEVSPSVPADTSSHFSPAPVPIVEAEALSVVSPSVPADTSSHFSPAPVPIVEAKTLSEVSPSVPDDASSHFSPVVVEPEFQAGSVDIEIGSEQRPDIIDTSHSNSDDESNFQGNNLVITAKDDKRETEATQGIENSETDEERNLTHLGNQESKADHLEGADVSADVVPTETRQISETGAGEVKETETGEVKERSSSWSNIMSFAKEFANFWR
- the TTL gene encoding transthyretin-like protein (transthyretin-like protein (TTL); FUNCTIONS IN: 2-oxo-4-hydroxy-4-carboxy-5-ureidoimidazoline decarboxylase activity, hydroxyisourate hydrolase activity; INVOLVED IN: regulation of cell growth by extracellular stimulus, brassinosteroid mediated signaling pathway, protein homotetramerization; LOCATED IN: cytosol, extrinsic to internal side of plasma membrane, peroxisome; EXPRESSED IN: 22 plant structures; EXPRESSED DURING: 13 growth stages; CONTAINS InterPro DOMAIN/s: Bifunctional hydroxyisourate hydrolase/2-oxo-4-hydroxy-4-carboxy-5-ureidoimidazoline decarboxylase (InterPro:IPR017129), Oxo-4-hydroxy-4-carboxy-5-ureidoimidazoline decarboxylase (InterPro:IPR018020), Hydroxyisourate hydrolase (InterPro:IPR014306), Transthyretin/hydroxyisourate hydrolase (InterPro:IPR000895); Has 3236 Blast hits to 3236 proteins in 817 species: Archae - 6; Bacteria - 1906; Metazoa - 529; Fungi - 103; Plants - 58; Viruses - 0; Other Eukaryotes - 634 (source: NCBI BLink).); this translates as MAMEIGEDEWKVCCGSSEFAKQMSTSGPLTSQEAIYTARDIWFNQVNVTDWLEAFSAHPQIGNTPSPSINSDFARRSVSEQSTAFATTSASALQELAEWNVLYKKKFGFIFIICASGRTHAEMLHALKERYENRPIVELEIAAMEQMKITELRMAKLFSDKAKVISETDSSSSPVSTKPQAEAKAPKRSRPPITTHVLDVSRGAPAAGVEVHLEVWSGTTGPSFVHGGGGVWSSVGTSATDRDGRSGPLMDLVDALNPGTYRISFDTAKYSPGCFFPYVSIVFQVTESQKWEHFHVPLLLAPFSFSTYRGS